A genomic window from Corticium candelabrum chromosome 8, ooCorCand1.1, whole genome shotgun sequence includes:
- the LOC134183179 gene encoding uncharacterized protein LOC134183179: MRVGVVLVLSVLLLAASLTEVNGWSRGSRGRRGGGWLGSTVSSVVKAVSKVSTAVSVACLCPLGVWCTPVVCGVTSGIRAANCALQVTNAVSASVKETLKTCGTAFGGKIFSGIGRKRRSSPPTDDRSALEYLPNDMARVKADMCSIRHIAHEWRHRRMNDTAAALLEEAVLDMDVAIIMTAAKYPSVKAEVDRVDCSDIPLCRSSADKGISQASDSDEACIPGCQNDDDDSECREKERRTFTKLVHDLAFLDEDAVAMSPNSEDAQEILQGTVNEDE; the protein is encoded by the coding sequence ATGAGAGTCGGAGTTGTGCTCGTTTTGTCAGTCTTGCTGCTGGCTGCAAGTTTGACTGAGGTGAACGGCTGGAGCAGAGGGAGCAGAGGAAGGAGAGGCGGAGGGTGGTTGGGAAGCACAGTCAGTAGCGTCGTCAAAGCGGTTTCCAAAGTATCAACGGCCGTGTCAGTCGCTTGCTTGTGTCCACTAGGTGTATGGTGCACTCCTGTAGTCTGTGGAGTAACATCGGGCATCAGAGCTGCCAACTGCGCTCTGCAAGTCACGAATGCAGTTTCCGCTTCTGTCAAAGAGACGCTGAAGACTTGTGGTACTGCCTTTGGCGGAAAGATCTTTTCTGGCATCGGCAGGAAACGCAGGTCATCTCCTCCCACCGATGACCGAAGTGCCTTGGAGTATCTACCCAATGACATGGCGCGTGTCAAAGCTGACATGTGCAGCATCAGACATATCGCTCACGAATGGCGTCATCGTAGAATGAACGATACAGCAGCAGCACTGCTAGAAGAAGCCGTTCTCGACATGGACGTGGCCATCATCATGACAGCAGCCAAGTATCCGTCCGTGAAAGCAGAGGTTGATCGAGTCGACTGCAGTGACATCCCTCTATGTAGATCGTCAGCCGATAAAGGGATAAGTCAGGCGTCCGACTCGGATGAAGCCTGCATTCCGGGATGTCAAAATGATGACGATGATTCAGAATGTCGCGAGAAAGAACGCCGTACTTTCACTAAACTTGTGCATGATCTCGCGTTTCTGGATGAAGACGCTGTGGCTATGAGTCCAAACAGCGAAGACGCTCAAGAAATTCTGCAGGGTACCGTAAACGAGGACGAATGA